One Micavibrio aeruginosavorus ARL-13 genomic window carries:
- a CDS encoding EF-hand domain-containing protein — protein sequence MKNLMRKILLTGSVLVPGFLALGAIPAGAETVMRDTYVKQIDMPNTTVVNFGAFDTNKDGILSRDEVGERLFISFDGDGNGVIDNVEFDQRNVLTYIPMERGTILYFDYNDDGIIDDMEKLSQQSFIEKSMLDRFAKDSRGLSPRDFIEMGFWQLDTDRSRVIELSEWKRGYEVALRPEVAESYLYNQ from the coding sequence ATGAAAAATCTGATGCGTAAAATATTGCTGACCGGTTCTGTTCTGGTCCCTGGGTTTCTGGCTCTGGGCGCGATACCGGCTGGGGCTGAAACCGTGATGCGTGATACATACGTCAAGCAAATCGATATGCCCAATACGACCGTCGTGAATTTCGGTGCCTTCGACACCAATAAGGACGGCATCCTGTCGCGTGACGAAGTGGGTGAACGTCTGTTCATCAGTTTTGACGGCGACGGCAATGGCGTCATTGATAACGTCGAATTTGATCAACGTAACGTGCTGACCTACATCCCCATGGAACGCGGCACGATTTTGTATTTTGATTATAACGATGACGGCATCATTGATGACATGGAAAAACTGAGCCAGCAAAGTTTCATTGAGAAATCCATGCTGGATCGTTTTGCCAAGGACTCACGCGGCCTGTCCCCGCGGGACTTCATTGAAATGGGGTTCTGGCAATTGGACACCGATCGGTCCCGTGTGATCGAGCTGAGCGAATGGAAACGCGGATATGAGGTCGCCCTGCGTCCTGAAGTCGCGGAATCCTATCTGTATAACCAGTAA
- the rimO gene encoding 30S ribosomal protein S12 methylthiotransferase RimO has protein sequence MKQVKKAPTVGMVSLGCPKALVDSERIMTQLRSEGYDFSATHDGADVVIVNTCGFLDSAKEESLAAIGDALKENGKVIVTGCMGAEPESITKIHPKVMAVTGPQQYEDVVGAVHDVVAPVHDPYVDLVPEAGLKLTPRHYAYLKISEGCNNRCTFCIIPSLRGDLVSRPAHHVLFEAEKLVNAGVKELLVISQDTSAYGVDLKYADSPWKGGRVRAKFYDLCAALGDMGVWVRLHYVYPYPHVDDVIPLMADGKILPYLDIPFQHASPNVLKAMKRPGNVDKIADRIGNWRKQVPDLTLRSTFIVGFPGETESDFEMLLDFMKDAKIDRAGCFKYEAVQGAKANDIDGAVPEEVKQERYDRFMQVQQEISAAKSDAKIDTIVQCIVDEVDGEGGADARSMADAPEIDGKVFLRDVPSDVKQGDYVSVLVEDADAYDLYGVVVE, from the coding sequence ATGAAACAAGTCAAAAAAGCCCCCACAGTTGGTATGGTCTCCCTCGGTTGCCCCAAGGCGCTGGTGGATTCCGAACGCATCATGACGCAGCTCCGGTCCGAGGGGTACGATTTCTCCGCGACCCATGACGGGGCCGATGTGGTCATCGTCAACACATGCGGGTTCCTGGACTCGGCGAAGGAAGAATCGCTGGCCGCCATTGGCGATGCGCTGAAAGAAAACGGCAAGGTCATCGTGACCGGTTGCATGGGCGCCGAACCTGAATCCATTACCAAAATTCACCCGAAGGTGATGGCCGTGACCGGCCCGCAACAATATGAAGATGTGGTGGGTGCGGTGCATGATGTGGTCGCCCCGGTGCATGACCCGTATGTCGATCTGGTTCCGGAAGCGGGTTTGAAGCTGACACCCCGCCATTACGCATATTTGAAAATTTCCGAAGGTTGCAACAACCGTTGTACCTTCTGCATCATCCCGTCTTTGCGCGGTGATCTGGTCAGCCGCCCGGCCCACCACGTGTTGTTCGAAGCGGAAAAGCTGGTCAATGCGGGCGTGAAGGAATTGCTGGTGATTTCGCAGGATACGTCGGCCTATGGCGTTGACCTGAAATATGCCGACAGCCCGTGGAAGGGTGGTCGCGTGCGCGCGAAATTCTATGATCTGTGCGCGGCGTTGGGTGACATGGGCGTGTGGGTGCGTTTGCACTACGTTTACCCGTATCCGCATGTTGATGACGTTATTCCGCTGATGGCGGATGGGAAAATTCTGCCCTATCTGGATATTCCGTTCCAGCACGCCAGCCCGAACGTGTTGAAGGCCATGAAGCGCCCGGGTAACGTCGACAAAATTGCCGATCGTATCGGCAACTGGCGCAAGCAAGTGCCGGATCTGACGCTCCGTTCCACCTTCATCGTCGGCTTCCCCGGCGAAACGGAATCCGATTTTGAAATGCTGCTGGATTTCATGAAGGACGCGAAAATCGACCGCGCCGGATGCTTCAAATACGAAGCGGTGCAGGGCGCGAAGGCGAATGATATCGATGGCGCCGTTCCGGAAGAAGTGAAACAAGAGCGCTATGACCGCTTCATGCAGGTGCAACAGGAAATCAGCGCCGCCAAATCCGACGCCAAAATCGACACCATCGTTCAATGTATTGTTGACGAGGTCGATGGCGAAGGTGGGGCGGATGCCCGTTCCATGGCCGACGCCCCGGAAATCGACGGCAAAGTCTTCCTGCGCGACGTTCCATCCGATGTGAAGCAGGGTGACTATGTCAGCGTGCTGGTGGAAGATGCTGATGCGTATGATTTATACGGCGTTGTCGTTGAATAA
- a CDS encoding chorismate mutase yields MELLKPYRARIDALDDKIVDLLVERAGIIAEVGHLKAREGIPAILQDRVDQVRERNAARAAEKGLDPDLVRALYAMLIQWSCDLEEQIKAEKAA; encoded by the coding sequence ATGGAACTCTTGAAACCCTATCGCGCCCGGATTGACGCGCTGGATGATAAAATCGTCGATCTTCTGGTCGAACGGGCTGGAATCATTGCCGAAGTTGGCCATCTGAAGGCCCGCGAAGGCATTCCGGCCATCCTGCAGGACCGGGTGGACCAAGTGCGTGAACGCAATGCCGCCCGCGCGGCGGAGAAGGGGCTGGACCCCGATCTGGTCCGGGCGCTTTACGCCATGCTGATCCAGTGGAGCTGCGATCTGGAAGAACAGATCAAGGCGGAGAAGGCCGCGTAA
- a CDS encoding GNAT family N-acetyltransferase — MQTTDIRPILIDIPMPIVTPRLIIRPAMPGDGAAIHANKIETWDQLSRWMPWAKAIGTAENDEATVREAYAKFIRRDDMMMIGIDRETGHIVMGTGLHRYCWTVRRFEIGYWVTKSAQGRGYATEGTNALTRYAFGALKARRVDIAHAAGNEASRRVIEKLGFIPETIRKMNAALPDGTVTDHHDYVRFDTDGLPALDIEWGLEK, encoded by the coding sequence ATGCAGACCACCGATATTCGCCCGATTTTGATCGATATTCCGATGCCGATCGTGACCCCTCGTTTAATTATTCGCCCCGCCATGCCGGGCGATGGCGCGGCCATCCACGCCAATAAAATTGAAACGTGGGATCAATTAAGCCGCTGGATGCCGTGGGCCAAAGCAATAGGCACCGCAGAAAATGACGAGGCCACGGTGCGCGAGGCCTACGCCAAATTTATCCGGCGCGATGACATGATGATGATCGGCATTGACCGCGAAACGGGTCACATCGTGATGGGTACGGGTCTGCACCGTTATTGCTGGACCGTGCGCCGCTTTGAAATCGGCTATTGGGTGACCAAAAGCGCGCAAGGCCGCGGCTACGCCACGGAAGGCACCAACGCCCTGACCCGTTATGCATTTGGCGCACTGAAAGCACGTCGTGTGGATATTGCCCACGCCGCCGGAAACGAGGCCAGCCGCCGCGTGATTGAAAAACTGGGTTTCATTCCGGAAACGATTCGGAAAATGAACGCGGCCCTGCCCGATGGCACAGTCACGGATCATCACGATTATGTGCGTTTTGACACAGACGGATTACCCGCCCTTGATATAGAATGGGGATTGGAAAAATGA
- a CDS encoding DUF6782 family putative metallopeptidase has translation MRLSSLYNRGTTVKDQPAFMVQARSVLLGSALALGALGLGGCTSVSNVIQPMLPDSMKSAPKVTAEQDAASGPTTYDPTAQRLDPPRNLNRFLAKADGQCAPVTGPGPNDYANGKVHDIYSILSTSAIGRDQWANAAQYKTGPAWICFNKNMRGHGAYYNGEGVLVLNDRSTMAAQIAAASHELAHLTQELEGLTPYALRNVLDEEGLLHLFFAQEASAEALSVQALWEMKESGFPGPWHGHNTFQGCRSTPGICYKSVSDAFARVAKDNPDNVTNGAAMRAAVYAWYDHPVTVSTYRSMFFRDSGFAPFKASKIPGYADNEILGRLGEVPTYRINFIEDAGGLRNILLQESPRKAAFPSYKP, from the coding sequence ATGCGTTTATCCAGCCTCTATAACCGCGGCACCACCGTCAAAGACCAGCCCGCCTTCATGGTGCAGGCGCGATCCGTGTTGCTGGGATCCGCGCTGGCGCTTGGCGCGCTGGGTCTGGGCGGATGCACCAGCGTTTCCAACGTTATTCAACCGATGTTACCGGATTCGATGAAGAGCGCGCCAAAGGTCACAGCGGAACAGGACGCGGCAAGTGGGCCGACGACATACGACCCCACCGCACAGAGACTCGATCCGCCGCGCAATCTCAACCGTTTTCTGGCCAAGGCCGATGGGCAGTGCGCGCCCGTGACCGGCCCCGGTCCGAATGATTACGCGAACGGCAAGGTTCACGATATCTATTCCATTCTCAGCACGTCCGCGATTGGCCGCGATCAATGGGCCAACGCCGCCCAATACAAAACCGGCCCGGCCTGGATCTGTTTCAACAAAAACATGCGCGGCCACGGCGCATATTATAATGGCGAAGGCGTGCTGGTCCTGAATGACCGGTCGACGATGGCCGCCCAAATCGCCGCCGCGTCGCATGAGCTGGCGCATTTGACGCAAGAGCTGGAGGGGCTGACACCCTATGCCCTGCGCAACGTGCTGGATGAAGAAGGCTTGCTGCACCTGTTCTTCGCCCAGGAAGCGTCCGCAGAAGCCCTGTCCGTTCAAGCCCTGTGGGAAATGAAGGAAAGCGGCTTCCCCGGCCCATGGCACGGGCACAACACGTTTCAAGGATGCCGCAGTACGCCGGGCATCTGCTACAAATCGGTATCCGATGCGTTTGCCCGTGTTGCCAAGGATAATCCGGACAATGTCACAAATGGGGCCGCCATGCGCGCCGCTGTCTATGCGTGGTATGACCATCCGGTGACGGTATCCACCTATCGCTCCATGTTCTTCCGTGATTCCGGATTTGCCCCGTTCAAGGCCAGCAAAATTCCCGGATATGCCGACAATGAAATTCTGGGACGATTGGGCGAAGTGCCCACCTATCGGATCAATTTCATCGAAGATGCCGGTGGGTTGCGCAACATCCTGTTACAGGAATCACCGCGTAAAGCGGCCTTTCCATCATACAAGCCCTAA
- a CDS encoding DUF6356 family protein, whose protein sequence is MSDSFFTRHLHDADERYFEHLAFTVKVGGALIVIACVVVIHGLLPFLFTHTGSRMLDRLNADMAARRAHCQAKSGAKCAAKQGKNG, encoded by the coding sequence ATGAGCGATTCATTCTTCACACGGCATCTGCACGATGCGGACGAACGGTATTTTGAACATCTGGCTTTCACGGTGAAGGTCGGTGGGGCGTTGATTGTTATTGCGTGTGTGGTGGTGATTCATGGGCTTTTGCCCTTCCTGTTCACCCATACCGGCAGCCGGATGCTGGACCGCCTGAATGCCGATATGGCCGCCCGCCGGGCGCATTGCCAGGCCAAATCCGGGGCCAAATGTGCGGCCAAACAGGGTAAAAACGGCTGA
- the xth gene encoding exodeoxyribonuclease III, which produces MRILTWNINSVRLRMPLLKKLVRECAPDMICLQETKTPDDLFPLRDVEKAGYAYTHIHGMKSYNGVAILSKIPFTTTEIHHRVGREDCRHIAAHVQVAEFKKPVQIHCLYIPAGGDVPDRTVNDKFGHKLDFVDEMAGWFAKEGKSGDPMIALGDFNIAPLEHDVWSHKQLLDVVSHTPVEVEKLTAMQDSLKWHDAIRHFVPDDQKCYTWWSYRNRDWKKSNRGRRLDHIWVTKTLVPHLTGHDILAAARDWEKPSDHVPVMIDLDLKAA; this is translated from the coding sequence ATGCGCATCCTGACATGGAATATCAACTCGGTTCGCCTGCGGATGCCGCTTTTAAAAAAGCTGGTTCGCGAATGCGCGCCCGATATGATCTGCCTGCAGGAAACAAAGACGCCGGACGACCTGTTCCCCCTGCGTGATGTTGAAAAGGCGGGATATGCCTACACCCACATTCACGGCATGAAATCCTATAACGGCGTTGCAATTTTATCCAAAATCCCGTTTACAACGACCGAAATTCATCACCGTGTTGGCCGTGAAGATTGCCGCCATATCGCCGCCCATGTGCAGGTCGCGGAATTTAAAAAACCCGTGCAAATTCATTGCCTGTACATTCCCGCCGGGGGCGATGTGCCCGATCGCACTGTGAATGATAAATTCGGCCACAAGCTGGATTTCGTTGATGAAATGGCGGGGTGGTTTGCGAAGGAAGGTAAGTCAGGCGACCCGATGATTGCGCTTGGTGATTTCAACATTGCCCCGCTCGAACATGATGTGTGGTCGCACAAACAATTGCTGGATGTCGTATCACACACGCCGGTTGAAGTTGAAAAACTGACCGCGATGCAGGATTCGCTGAAATGGCATGATGCCATTCGCCATTTCGTGCCGGATGATCAGAAATGTTACACATGGTGGTCGTACCGTAACCGGGATTGGAAAAAATCCAACCGGGGTCGCCGTCTGGATCATATCTGGGTGACCAAGACGTTGGTGCCGCATTTGACGGGGCATGACATTCTGGCGGCTGCCCGCGACTGGGAAAAGCCCAGTGATCATGTGCCGGTCATGATCGACCTTGATCTGAAGGCCGCTTGA
- a CDS encoding NUDIX hydrolase, whose amino-acid sequence MFDLRTALNNHIPIDDKEATDRDAMLAFLASGAPCFDRAHWPGHFTGSALLINRDGLRVLLNHHRALNVWLQFGGHADGNADLLDVAARELVEESGFSAFEPVMDGIFDLDIHPIPYSAKRGEPAHLHYDVRFIFRLNADDERFTLSDESLDMRWCNYDEAIALTGPGSVARMLGKWRALA is encoded by the coding sequence ATGTTCGACCTGCGGACTGCGCTGAACAATCACATCCCGATTGATGACAAAGAGGCCACCGATCGCGATGCGATGCTGGCCTTTTTGGCCTCTGGTGCGCCGTGTTTTGACCGCGCCCATTGGCCGGGTCATTTCACCGGGTCGGCGTTGCTGATCAACCGGGATGGGTTGCGCGTATTACTCAACCATCACCGGGCGTTGAATGTCTGGCTGCAATTTGGCGGGCATGCGGATGGCAATGCCGATCTGCTGGATGTGGCCGCGCGGGAGTTGGTGGAAGAATCCGGCTTCAGCGCGTTCGAACCCGTGATGGATGGCATCTTCGATCTGGATATTCACCCGATTCCCTACAGCGCCAAACGCGGCGAACCCGCACACCTGCACTATGATGTACGCTTTATCTTTCGTTTGAATGCGGATGATGAACGCTTCACGCTCAGCGATGAATCGCTGGATATGCGCTGGTGCAATTATGACGAGGCCATCGCGCTGACCGGGCCGGGATCTGTGGCGCGGATGCTGGGTAAATGGCGGGCGCTGGCTTAG
- a CDS encoding YbaB/EbfC family nucleoid-associated protein: MNIQKMMQQAQAMQTKMQELQERLGEMEVQGMSGGGMVQVVMTCKGEVRKLTINPEVINPDDRETLEDLVMAAINAARAVADNTMTEETQKLMGQFGIPGGAKLPF; the protein is encoded by the coding sequence ATGAACATTCAGAAAATGATGCAACAGGCCCAGGCCATGCAGACGAAAATGCAGGAATTGCAGGAGCGTCTGGGTGAAATGGAAGTTCAGGGCATGTCCGGTGGTGGCATGGTACAGGTTGTGATGACCTGCAAGGGCGAAGTGCGCAAGCTGACCATCAACCCGGAAGTGATTAACCCGGACGATCGCGAAACGCTGGAAGATCTGGTGATGGCGGCGATCAACGCGGCGCGCGCCGTGGCCGACAACACCATGACCGAAGAAACCCAGAAATTGATGGGCCAGTTTGGTATTCCGGGTGGGGCAAAGCTGCCGTTCTAA
- the typA gene encoding translational GTPase TypA → MTFVQNLRNIAIIAHVDHGKTTLVDNILKQSGTFRDNQQVAERAMDSNDLEKERGITILAKCTAVQWKDVRVNVIDTPGHADFGGEVERIMNMADGVLLLVDSAESVLPQTKFVLGKALKKGLRPIVVINKIDRPDARPDEVLEEVFDLFVSLDAAPEQLDFPVVYASGRDGWASMELDGPRENLSPLMDLVVSHVPPPGLEVDAPFTMLATLLDRDPYLGRVLTGRVTSGRAKVNMTVKALSLDGKTVENFRLTKLLSYRGLQRVPVETAEAGDIICIAGMVNASVSDTICEPSVTNPVPSTPIDPPTMSITLTVNDSPYAGTEGKKLTSTMIRDRLMAEAETNVAIRVNESANKDSFEVAGRGELQLGVLIENMRREGFELSVSRPRVLFKKDENGQLTEPYEEVFIDVDEEYTGAVVEKMTQRKAEMTDMRPSGAGKTRITFLAPSRGLIGYQGQFLTDTRGTGVMNRLFHSYGPYKGDMAGRRNGALISTDKGDAVAYAIFNLQDRGTMFIGHGDKVYQGMIVGENSRDNDLDINVLKGKKLTNMRASGSDEAVTLVPPRKMSLEDMIAYINDDELVEVTPQSLRLRKKFLSPNDREIAKKKSAKESLSA, encoded by the coding sequence ATGACGTTCGTCCAGAATCTTCGCAACATCGCCATTATCGCCCACGTTGACCATGGCAAAACCACTTTGGTGGATAACATCCTGAAACAATCGGGTACGTTCCGCGACAACCAACAGGTTGCCGAACGCGCCATGGACTCCAACGATCTGGAGAAAGAGCGCGGCATTACCATTCTGGCCAAATGCACCGCGGTGCAGTGGAAAGATGTACGCGTGAACGTTATCGACACACCGGGCCACGCCGATTTCGGTGGCGAGGTTGAGCGGATCATGAACATGGCGGACGGCGTCTTGCTGCTTGTCGACTCTGCTGAATCCGTTTTGCCGCAAACCAAATTCGTTCTGGGCAAGGCCTTGAAAAAAGGTCTGCGCCCGATTGTTGTGATTAACAAGATTGACCGCCCGGATGCGCGCCCGGACGAAGTTCTGGAAGAAGTGTTCGACCTGTTCGTGTCGCTGGACGCCGCACCGGAACAATTGGACTTCCCGGTTGTGTACGCATCGGGCCGCGATGGTTGGGCCTCGATGGAACTGGACGGTCCGCGCGAAAACCTGTCGCCGCTGATGGATCTGGTTGTGTCCCACGTTCCGCCTCCGGGCTTGGAAGTGGACGCCCCGTTCACGATGCTGGCCACGTTGCTGGACCGCGACCCGTATCTGGGCCGTGTTCTGACCGGCCGTGTGACATCTGGCCGCGCGAAAGTGAACATGACCGTCAAGGCGCTGAGCCTGGATGGCAAAACCGTTGAAAACTTCCGCCTGACCAAATTGCTGTCCTATCGTGGATTGCAGCGCGTTCCGGTGGAAACAGCCGAAGCGGGCGACATTATCTGCATCGCCGGCATGGTGAACGCGTCCGTGTCCGACACAATTTGCGAACCCTCCGTGACCAACCCGGTTCCGTCGACCCCGATTGATCCGCCGACAATGTCCATCACGCTGACCGTCAACGATTCCCCGTATGCGGGCACCGAGGGCAAAAAGCTGACATCGACCATGATCCGTGACCGTTTGATGGCCGAAGCCGAAACCAACGTCGCCATTCGCGTCAACGAAAGCGCGAACAAGGACTCGTTCGAAGTGGCCGGCCGCGGTGAATTGCAGTTGGGCGTTCTGATCGAAAACATGCGCCGCGAAGGGTTCGAATTGTCCGTATCCCGCCCGCGCGTTCTGTTCAAGAAAGATGAGAACGGCCAGTTGACCGAGCCGTATGAAGAAGTCTTCATCGACGTGGACGAGGAATATACCGGTGCGGTCGTTGAAAAAATGACCCAGCGTAAAGCGGAAATGACCGACATGCGCCCGTCGGGCGCGGGCAAAACCCGTATTACGTTCCTGGCCCCGTCCCGTGGTTTGATCGGATATCAGGGCCAGTTCCTGACCGATACGCGCGGCACGGGCGTGATGAACCGTTTGTTCCACTCCTATGGCCCGTACAAGGGTGATATGGCGGGCCGTCGCAACGGCGCGCTGATCTCCACGGACAAGGGTGACGCGGTTGCATACGCCATCTTCAACCTGCAGGATCGTGGCACAATGTTCATCGGCCATGGCGACAAGGTGTATCAGGGCATGATCGTCGGTGAAAACAGCCGCGACAACGATCTGGACATCAACGTGTTGAAGGGCAAGAAATTGACCAACATGCGCGCCAGCGGTTCAGACGAAGCCGTGACCCTGGTCCCGCCGCGGAAGATGAGCCTGGAAGACATGATCGCGTACATCAATGATGATGAACTGGTCGAGGTCACGCCGCAGTCCCTGCGTTTGCGCAAAAAATTCCTTTCGCCGAATGACCGCGAGATTGCGAAGAAGAAATCCGCGAAGGAATCCCTGAGCGCGTAA
- a CDS encoding DUF6782 family putative metallopeptidase has protein sequence MTPHFRKVRPWRNLITGLSTSTALLLALSAPANDIRANDTGANDISAPPAPLYNPSAPIQSVPAHVADHAQKFDGLCAPVTGPGPSHYANRRVHALNTLMEKTPLGRHAWEQAAGYEKGPAWICFTPSSDMYAFYYTGAGVLVLNSDLPEAEHIAAIPHELRHLEQERRGFTADALGMTDTEARLHLQLAKEADAEAFATLTLWEQKQAGYPAGWDAHNNTAMCPETMNNCYAMISKTFEAVATADPNAITDGTAARAAFREWYADLELMDRYERHHYGYMGRGRHFSPRGSLSSHSVPTDDFAKAVTGLGFIAPYGFDYLGGDVAKILKQPAHSTKIYYRDDPSP, from the coding sequence ATGACTCCACACTTCCGCAAGGTCCGCCCATGGCGGAACCTGATCACCGGATTGAGCACCAGCACGGCCCTGCTTCTCGCCCTTTCGGCACCAGCCAATGATATTCGGGCAAACGATACTGGGGCCAACGATATATCTGCGCCCCCTGCGCCGCTTTATAACCCTTCGGCCCCCATACAATCCGTTCCCGCCCATGTTGCGGATCATGCCCAAAAATTTGACGGGCTGTGCGCCCCCGTCACTGGCCCCGGCCCCAGCCACTATGCCAACCGCCGCGTTCATGCGCTGAACACGCTGATGGAAAAAACGCCGCTCGGCCGCCATGCATGGGAACAGGCCGCCGGATACGAAAAGGGCCCGGCCTGGATCTGCTTCACGCCCTCATCGGACATGTATGCGTTTTATTACACGGGTGCGGGCGTCTTGGTTTTAAACAGCGACCTGCCCGAGGCTGAACATATCGCCGCCATACCGCATGAATTACGCCATCTGGAACAGGAGAGGCGCGGCTTTACCGCCGACGCGTTGGGCATGACCGACACAGAGGCTCGCCTGCACCTGCAACTGGCGAAGGAAGCCGATGCAGAAGCCTTCGCCACGCTGACCTTGTGGGAACAGAAACAGGCGGGATACCCCGCCGGATGGGATGCCCACAACAACACCGCCATGTGCCCGGAGACGATGAACAATTGCTACGCCATGATTTCAAAAACATTTGAAGCCGTGGCCACAGCCGACCCCAACGCCATCACAGACGGAACCGCCGCGCGCGCCGCCTTCCGCGAATGGTATGCGGATCTGGAATTGATGGACCGGTATGAACGACACCATTACGGGTACATGGGGCGCGGGCGTCACTTTTCACCCCGCGGCAGCCTGTCATCCCACAGCGTACCCACGGATGATTTCGCCAAGGCCGTCACCGGCCTGGGGTTCATCGCCCCCTATGGGTTTGATTATCTGGGCGGGGATGTGGCCAAAATCCTGAAACAGCCCGCGCACAGCACAAAAATCTATTACCGGGACGACCCCTCCCCGTAA
- a CDS encoding MFS transporter, whose protein sequence is MTKEQITNRNILLLNLHNIGISAIFILPVFLLYYQDVIGIGFRELMIGEAIFSAVVLLMEVPSGWLSDVWKRKHTLMLGSAINMVGFALLWNADSFLDACIAQGLLGVGVSLNSGTVQAFLYDTLLDQGREDEFSKREGTRFSYGFYSIAAASAVGGFLYAIDPHLAMGLTGFGYAFAIVCAALLVEPARHKRAAEKHPIADMIETMRYALHGHREVAMLIFAGAVMFCGTKVLLWTQQPYYIANDVPAAWFGVLGASGFLISAVAGQFSHILPAHWPNRYVLGGLLAFEVLICAIAGIFIGWVGVVLILCGYLVYGLGQPRMQAALNKRVDSTRRATILSTASLMVHVMAIPAMTVFGILEGSIGIDGALLALGGFIALLGGPFMIGLIRAEKRLVV, encoded by the coding sequence ATGACAAAAGAGCAGATTACAAACCGCAACATCCTGCTTCTGAACCTGCATAATATCGGGATCAGTGCGATTTTTATCCTGCCTGTTTTCCTGCTGTATTATCAGGACGTGATCGGCATTGGGTTCCGTGAATTGATGATCGGGGAAGCGATTTTCTCCGCCGTTGTTTTATTGATGGAAGTGCCCAGCGGGTGGCTGTCTGATGTGTGGAAACGCAAACACACCCTCATGCTTGGCAGCGCGATCAATATGGTTGGGTTTGCGTTACTCTGGAATGCGGATTCGTTTCTGGATGCCTGCATTGCCCAAGGCTTGCTGGGTGTTGGTGTCAGTTTGAATTCCGGTACGGTACAAGCGTTTTTATATGACACGCTGCTGGATCAGGGGCGCGAAGACGAATTTTCCAAACGCGAGGGCACACGGTTTTCGTACGGGTTTTATTCGATTGCCGCGGCCAGCGCGGTGGGTGGGTTCCTGTACGCCATCGACCCGCATCTGGCCATGGGCTTGACCGGATTTGGGTATGCGTTCGCCATTGTCTGCGCGGCCTTGCTGGTGGAACCGGCACGGCATAAACGCGCGGCGGAAAAGCACCCTATTGCCGATATGATCGAAACCATGCGTTACGCCCTGCACGGCCATCGCGAGGTGGCCATGCTGATCTTCGCCGGGGCCGTGATGTTTTGCGGCACGAAAGTATTGTTGTGGACGCAGCAGCCTTATTACATCGCCAATGATGTGCCTGCGGCATGGTTCGGTGTATTGGGGGCCAGCGGGTTCCTGATCAGCGCCGTGGCCGGGCAATTCAGCCATATCCTGCCCGCGCATTGGCCCAACCGGTATGTTCTGGGCGGGTTATTGGCGTTTGAGGTGTTGATTTGCGCCATAGCCGGGATTTTTATTGGCTGGGTTGGTGTTGTGCTGATCCTGTGTGGGTATCTGGTCTATGGTCTGGGTCAACCCCGGATGCAGGCCGCATTGAACAAACGCGTGGACAGCACGCGGCGCGCGACCATTTTGTCGACCGCCAGTTTGATGGTGCATGTGATGGCCATTCCCGCCATGACGGTTTTTGGCATATTGGAAGGGTCGATCGGTATTGATGGCGCATTGCTGGCACTTGGCGGGTTTATCGCGCTGCTGGGCGGGCCGTTTATGATTGGCCTGATCCGGGCGGAAAAAAGACTGGTGGTTTAA